A single window of Lepeophtheirus salmonis chromosome 2, UVic_Lsal_1.4, whole genome shotgun sequence DNA harbors:
- the LOC121113576 gene encoding brachyurin, translated as MRTLVYLAIIASALANPKYPDICGLENNPLVDSKIVGGQEAARHQFPWLASIYTFGSCTGSILDESWIITAKHCVKTDGVASVLVGVHSIANGADEPNRQNRKSSEIHVSSSGDFALIKLESPLEFNEYVRPVCIPTRADANETFVGESTTITGWGANGSDKVNYPELYYAKGVKVMQCGWPENIICTDANPGKSICFGDSGGPLNYEMEDGKYMQIGINQWSTNGECDGGINGYARITSHLDLIQEITGMVIE; from the coding sequence ATGAGAACATTAGTATACTTGGCTATTATTGCATCTGCTTTGGCTAATCCTAAATATCCAGATATTTGTGGATTGGAAAACAACCCTTTAGTGGATTCGAAAATCGTTGGAGGACAGGAAGCAGCAAGGCATCAGTTTCCATGGCTAGCTTCTATATATACCTTTGGTTCTTGTACTGGTTCTATTTTGGATGAAAGTTGGATCATCACTGCTAAACATTGTGTGAAAACTGATGGTGTTGCCTCAGTTCTTGTTGGGGTTCATAGCATTGCAAATGGGGCAGATGAACCAAATAGACAAAACCGAAAGAGTTCCGAAATTCACGTATCATCAAGTGGAGACTTTGCCTTAATCAAATTGGAGAGCCCCTTGGAATTCAATGAATATGTCAGACCCGTTTGCATACCAACACGTGCAGATGCTAACGAGACCTTTGTTGGAGAATCAACGACCATAACAGGATGGGGTGCCAATGGTTCTGATAAAGTAAATTACCCCGAATTATACTATGCTAAAGGTGTAAAAGTTATGCAATGTGGTTGGCCAGAAAATATTATCTGTACTGATGCAAACCCAGGAAAATCTATTTGTTTTGGTGACAGCGGTGGCCCTCTTAACTACGAAATGGAAGATGGAAAGTATATGCAAATTGGCATCAACCAATGGAGCACTAATGGTGAATGTGATGGAGGTATCAATGGATATGCACGTATCACATCACATCTCGACCTTATTCAAGAAATAACTGGAATggttattgaataa